One Fretibacterium sp. OH1220_COT-178 DNA window includes the following coding sequences:
- a CDS encoding L-serine ammonia-lyase yields MQSVFDIFKIGIGPSSSHTVGPMKAAFRFVEELRSQNLLDRTEGIEAELHGSLALTGKGHLTDRAVILGLAGNLPETVDVDAIPLFVETVRRTGRLPLGPEGRTVAFDWDEDLRLLPENLPKHENGLLLRALGDGTELHANIYYSIGGGFVVDDAHFGVPEGDSGEVPHPFASAGELLALCVETGLSLSTLVLENERALHGDEAIGRHFEAIWSVMTASMERGMRTEGVLPGGLRVARRAAPLLRLLNASDPLSGDPMKIVDWVNLFALAVSEENAAGGRVVTAPTNGSCGVVPAVLKYYDRFVAPLAAEERLRYFLASGAVALLYRANASISGAEVGCQGEVGVACSMAAAGLAELSGGSPLQVCMAAEIAMEHCLGMTCDPIAGLVQVPCIERNAIAAVKAINAARMALRRTSPPRITLDEVIESMYQTGKDMNVKYRETSTGGLARAVRCE; encoded by the coding sequence ATGCAGAGCGTTTTCGACATTTTCAAGATCGGTATCGGCCCCTCCAGCTCCCACACGGTCGGCCCCATGAAGGCGGCCTTTCGGTTCGTGGAGGAGCTGCGGTCCCAGAACCTGCTGGACCGCACCGAGGGCATAGAGGCGGAGCTCCACGGTTCTTTGGCGCTGACGGGCAAGGGCCACCTCACGGACCGTGCGGTGATCCTCGGACTCGCGGGGAACCTTCCCGAGACGGTGGACGTCGACGCGATCCCTCTTTTTGTCGAGACCGTGCGGCGGACCGGTCGCCTGCCCCTGGGCCCCGAGGGCCGCACGGTGGCGTTCGACTGGGACGAGGACCTGCGCCTTCTCCCCGAGAACCTCCCCAAGCACGAGAACGGACTGCTCCTCCGGGCGCTGGGGGACGGCACGGAGCTCCACGCCAACATCTATTACTCCATCGGCGGCGGCTTCGTCGTCGACGACGCGCACTTCGGGGTCCCCGAGGGGGACTCCGGCGAGGTCCCCCACCCCTTCGCCTCGGCGGGAGAGCTGCTCGCGCTCTGCGTGGAGACGGGGCTCTCCCTCTCCACTCTGGTCCTGGAGAACGAGCGCGCCCTGCACGGCGACGAGGCGATCGGCCGGCACTTCGAGGCGATCTGGTCGGTGATGACCGCCTCGATGGAACGCGGCATGCGCACCGAGGGGGTGCTGCCCGGCGGGCTCAGGGTCGCACGGCGTGCGGCGCCGCTGCTGCGCCTCCTGAACGCCTCCGACCCGCTGTCCGGCGACCCCATGAAGATCGTCGACTGGGTCAACCTCTTCGCCCTGGCCGTCAGCGAGGAGAACGCCGCGGGCGGCCGGGTGGTGACGGCCCCGACGAACGGCTCCTGCGGGGTCGTCCCCGCAGTGCTGAAGTACTACGACCGCTTCGTGGCGCCCCTGGCCGCCGAGGAGCGGCTGCGCTACTTTCTGGCCTCCGGGGCCGTGGCCCTGCTCTACCGTGCCAATGCCTCGATCTCCGGCGCGGAGGTAGGCTGCCAGGGCGAGGTGGGGGTGGCCTGCTCCATGGCCGCCGCCGGCCTGGCGGAGCTGAGCGGCGGCAGCCCCCTGCAGGTCTGCATGGCCGCGGAGATCGCCATGGAACACTGCCTGGGCATGACCTGCGACCCCATCGCCGGGCTCGTTCAGGTGCCCTGCATCGAGCGCAACGCCATCGCCGCGGTCAAGGCCATCAACGCCGCGCGCATGGCTTTGCGCCGCACCTCGCCGCCGCGCATCACCCTGGACGAGGTCATCGAGAGCATGTACCAGACGGGCAAGGACATGAACGTCAAGTACCGCGAGACCTCGACGGGGGGTCTGGCTCGCGCCGTCCGCTGCGAGTAG
- a CDS encoding nitroreductase family protein — protein sequence MLDLMARRRSVRRFTDEEVSDTELEALVGAGLLAPSAKNRRPVELFVARDRGTVARLAGCRDAGGDALRTAPLAFAVTADPAVSDVWEEDASIAATQIFLEAEALGLGCCWIQIRRRPCGDGTAEGAVRRLLDVPDRLSVLCLLAIGRKDEEKEPYDVAKLDRSKVHYC from the coding sequence ATGCTGGATCTTATGGCGCGGCGCAGAAGCGTTCGGAGGTTCACGGACGAGGAAGTGTCCGACACGGAGCTCGAAGCGCTGGTCGGCGCGGGGCTTCTGGCCCCCTCCGCGAAGAACAGGAGGCCGGTCGAGCTTTTCGTCGCCCGGGACCGGGGGACGGTCGCACGGCTTGCCGGGTGTCGGGATGCGGGTGGGGATGCGCTGAGGACCGCGCCTCTGGCGTTCGCCGTGACGGCCGACCCCGCCGTCAGCGACGTGTGGGAGGAGGACGCCTCCATCGCCGCCACGCAGATCTTTCTGGAGGCGGAGGCCCTGGGCCTTGGCTGCTGCTGGATCCAGATCCGCAGGCGTCCCTGTGGAGACGGGACGGCCGAGGGGGCCGTGAGGCGGCTGCTGGACGTTCCCGATCGTCTCTCCGTCCTGTGCCTTCTGGCCATCGGCCGCAAGGACGAGGAGAAGGAGCCGTACGACGTCGCGAAGCTGGATCGTTCGAAGGTGCATTATTGCTGA